One window from the genome of Nicotiana tomentosiformis chromosome 5, ASM39032v3, whole genome shotgun sequence encodes:
- the LOC104116694 gene encoding endoribonuclease Dicer homolog 2 isoform X2: MDPTEVTVSENQQLCAVSLPFARSYQLEALETALKQNTIVYLETGSGKTLIAIMLLRSYAYLLRKPSPYIAVFLVPTVVLVAQQGDALIMHTDLKVGKYWGEMGVDYWDAATWQQQVDNHEVLVMTPAILLAALRHSFLKIEMIKVLIFDECHNARAKHPYACIMKEFYHRQLTLESAQLPRILGMTASPIKTKGSSAEFTWKMIRDLENLMNSKVYTCVSESVLAEYIPFSTPKLKIYQHVDIPCTLFVSLVSDLIRLKDKYEDSISKSSLSDLSAGSAKKRLSKLYSSFVFCLSELGVFPAFKAAEFLSSEESDFFSWGELDVCAQTIVRNFSLGASKVFSARIPSGSHWSLGGDIHANVDAGYLTSKINSLIESLLEYRDLKDLRCIIFVERIITAIVLRSLLNELLPELSGWKTEYTAGHSSMLQSQSRNVQNKIVEEFRKGVVNIIVATSILEEGLDVQSCNLVIRFDPSATVCSFIQSRGRARMQNSHFIMMVGSGDASTLTRMQNYMKSGEIMRQESLRNASIPCSPLDDELHNEPCYKVETTGAVVTLSSSVSLLYFYCSRLPSDGYYKPSPRCVIEEETETCTLHLPKNCPLQKVISVKGNTKILKQLACLEACKELHREGALTDNLVPDIVEEEAIVKELGCQIYTDEESKYFPPELVSHCANDTEAVYYCYVVDLQHDSYSNYQLRGIILAVRTRLKLDDERLIFDLDVDNGSLLVQVNYSGVVRLTSEEILRCQRFQVSLFRILLDRDLSKLQDALSAVQLPVGSAVSDYLLLPSLGSTQNPQINWECVNSVLFPSQVLGDKHIDCCSTQGRKRSVNIKTGVVCSCMLENSLVCTPHNGYVYCITGFLDNLDCNSLLEQRTGESITYKEYYKKRHGINLCFEGEPLLRGKRIFKVHNYLQRCRSQKAKDSTDSSVELPPELCSIIMSPISISTLYTYSYVPSVMHRIESLVMASNLKRMHSDQCTQNIFIPTAKVLEAITTKKCVEKFHLESLETLGDSFLKYAASIQLFKTYENHHEGLLTVKKNKIISNAALCKLGCARKIPGFIRNEPFDLKGWLIPGDNSQVRNFDEEVLMPSVKMYSRGRQKIKSKRVADVVEALIGAFLSSGGEVAALSFMKWLGIDIDFVAAPTLRHFPMNAEKLVNIRYLESLLDYKFHDPSLLVEALTHGSYMLPEIPRCYQVLGDVIESLAGAIFVDSGFNKDVVFQSIRTLLEPLITPDTVKLHPVRELSELCDQKGYIKKKNVVSRENGVAYITVEVEADGVSHKFTCSERDKKMAEKVACKNVLKLLKECASDA; the protein is encoded by the exons ATGGATCCAACTGAAGTTACAGTCTCTGAAAACCAACAGCTCTGCGCTGTCTCTCTGCCTTTTGCAAGAAG TTATCAGTTAGAGGCATTGGAGACGGCATTAAAGCAGAACACTATTGTTTATTTGGAGACTGGTTCGGGAAAGACCCTTATCGCTATTATGCTTCTGAGAAGCTATGCTTACCTTCTTCGAAAGCCGTCTCCCTACATAGCTGTTTTCTTGGTCCCGACTGTTGTTTTGGTGGCTCAG CAAGGAGATGCTCTCATTATGCATACTGACTTGAAAGTGGGCAAGTATTGGGGAGAAATGGGTGTCGATTATTGGGATGCTGCTACATGGCAACAACAGGTGGACAATCATGAG GTGCTGGTAATGACACCCGCAATACTACTTGCTGCTTTGAGGCATAGCTTCTTAAAAATTGAAATGATCAAAGTTCTAATATTTGATGAATGTCACAATGCACGAGCCAAACACCCTTATGCCTGCATAATGAAG GAATTTTATCATCGTCAATTAACCCTCGAAAGTGCACAACTTCCGAGAATATTGGGAATGACTGCTTCCCCTATAAAGACTAAAG GTTCTAGCGCGGAATTTACTTGGAAAATGATTCGTGACCTCGAGAACCTTATGAATTCCAAG GTATACACGTGTGTCAGTGAATCTGTTTTGGCCGAGTATATCCCATTCTCAACTCCAAAGCTGAAGATATATCAACATGTGGATATTCCGTGCACATTGTTTGTTAGTTTAGTTTCTGACCTGATAAGGTTGAAAGACAAG TATGAAGATTCGATTTCAAAATCGAGCCTATCTGATTTAAGTGCTGGTTCTGCAAAAAAAAGATTGTCAAAACTATATTCGTCCTTCGTATTTTGTTTGAGTGAGCTGGGTGTTTTTCCGGCTTTCAAG GCAGCCGAGTTCTTGTCCTCTGAAGAAAGCGACTTCTTTTCATGGGGAGAATTAGATGTTTGTGCTCAAACGATTGTTAGAAATTTCAGTTTGGGTGCATCTAAGGTCTTCTCGGCTCGCATACCATCTG GTTCACATTGGTCACTTGGTGGTGATATTCATGCAAATGTTGATGCTGGATATTTGACATCCAAAATTAATAGTCTTATAGAGTCTCTTCTTGAGTACAG AGACCTGAAGGATTTGAGATGCATCATATTTGTTGAGAGAATCATTACAGCTATTGTTCTTCGGTCTTTGTTAAATGAGTTGCTTCCGGAATTAAGTGGTTGGAAAACCGAGTACACTGCAGGACATAGTTCTATGCTGCAGTCACAGAGCAGAAATGTTCAAAATAAAATTGTTGAAGAATTTCGCAAGGGTGTG GTCAACATTATTGTAGCGACTTCTATTCTTGAAGAGGGTTTGGATGTTCAAAGTTGCAACCTTGTCATTCGATTTGATCCCTCAGCAACCGTTTGTAGCTTTATACAGTCTCGTGGTCGAGCTCGAATGCAGAACTCACACTTTATTATGATGGTTGGGAG CGGGGATGCTTCAACTCTCACTCGCATGCAAAATTATATGAAAAGTGGGGAGATCATGCGGCAAGAATCATTACGCAATGCTTCTATTCCGTGTTCACCTCTTGATGATGAATTGCACAATGAACCTTGCTATAAAGTTGAAACAACTGGAGCAGTTGTCACCCTCAGTTCTAGCGTGTCATTGTTATACTTCTATTGCTCAAGGCTACCTTCGGATGG GTACTATAAACCCAGTCCTAGGTGTGTTATTGAGGAGGAAACAGAAACCTGCACCCTACATCTTCCCAAAAATTGCCCACTGCAAAAAGTTATTAGTGTGAAAGGGAATACCAAAATATTGAAGCAACTTGCTTGCCTTGAAGCTTGTAAAGAACTTCATCGTGAGGGTGCATTGACCGACAATCTTGTTCCTGATATCGTGGAGGAAGAAGCCATCGTCAAAGAATTGG GATGTCAAATCTATACTGATGAAGAATCAAAGTACTTTCCACCAGAATTGGTTAGTCATTGTGCCAATGATACAGAAGCAGTGTACTACTGCTACGTAGTTGATTTGCAACATGACTCTTACAGCAATTACCAGCTTCGTGGGATAATACTTGCTGTTAGGACAAGGCTCAAGTTAGACGATGAAAGATTGATTTTTGACTTGGATGTTGATAATGGAAGCTTGCTAGTTCAAGTAAATTATAGTGGAGTTGTTAGGCTTACGTCTGAAGAG ATTTTACGATGTCAGAGGTTTCAAGTCAGTCTATTCAGAATTCTTCTTGACCGCGATCTGAGTAAGCTGCAGGACGCTTTGTCTGCAGTTCAACTGCCTGTTGGTTCTGCAGTTTCTGATTATCTTTTGCTTCCATCTTTGGGTTCAACTCAAAACCCTCAAATAAATTGGGAATGTGTGAATTCTGTGCTGTTTCCTTCTCAAGTTCTTGGGGATAAGCATATTGATTGTTGTTCTACACAAGGTCGCAAACGCAGTGTGAACATCAAAACTGGGGTGGTATGCAGCTGCATGTTGGAGAACTCATTGGTCTGTACGCCTCATAATGGCTATGTGTACTGCATTACCGGTTTTTTGGATAATTTAGATTGCAACTCATTGCTGGAACAGAGAACTGGAGAATCCATTACCTACAAAGAATACTACAAAAAGCG GCATGGGATCAACTTATGCTTTGAAGGAGAACCACTTCTTAGGGGGAAACGCATTTTCAAAGTGCACAATTACCTTCAAAGATGCAGAAGTCAGAAGGCTAAAG ATTCAACTGATTCATCTGTTGAATTGCCCCCTGAACTTTGTTCCATCATCATGTCACCTATCTCTATTTCTACCCTTTATACCTATTCATATGTTCCTTCGGTCATGCATCGGATTGAGTCATTGGTTATGGCCTCAAACTTGAAAAGGATGCACTCGGATCAGTGCACGCAAAACATTTTTATTCCAACCGCTAAG GTTCTGGAGGCAATTACTACAAAGAAATGCGTTGAAAAGTTTCATTTGGAATCACTTGAGACACTTGGAGACTCTTTTCTCAAATATGCTGCGAGTATACAGCTGTTCAAGACTTATGAAAATCATCACGAGGGTCTACTCACTGttaagaaaaacaaaattatttCCAATGCTGCATTGTGCAAGCTTGGATGTGCTCGTAAAATACCG GGATTTATTCGTAATGAGCCATTCGATCTTAAAGGATGGCTCATTCCTGGTGATAATTCTCAAGTTCGCAATTTCGATGAAGAAGTGCTGATGCCTTCTGTAAAAATGTATAGTAGGGGAAGGCAGAAGATTAAAAGTAAGAGAGTAGCTGATGTTGTTGAAGCACTGATAGGTGCCTTTCTCAGCTCAGGTGGTGAAGTAGCGGCTTTGTCATTTATGAAATGGCTTGGGATCGACATTGATTTTGTAGCTGCACCTACGCTGAGGCACTTCCCCATGAATGCTGAGAAGCTAGTTAATATTCGATACTTGGAATCACTGCTAGATTACAAGTTCCATGATCCTTCTCTGCTTGTTGAAGCTCTAACTCACGGATCTTACATGCTACCTGAGATTCCACGATGCTATCAG
- the LOC104116694 gene encoding endoribonuclease Dicer homolog 2 isoform X3 translates to MDPTEVTVSENQQLCAVSLPFARSYQLEALETALKQNTIVYLETGSGKTLIAIMLLRSYAYLLRKPSPYIAVFLVPTVVLVAQQGDALIMHTDLKVGKYWGEMGVDYWDAATWQQQVDNHEVLVMTPAILLAALRHSFLKIEMIKVLIFDECHNARAKHPYACIMKYEDSISKSSLSDLSAGSAKKRLSKLYSSFVFCLSELGVFPAFKAAEFLSSEESDFFSWGELDVCAQTIVRNFSLGASKVFSARIPSGSHWSLGGDIHANVDAGYLTSKINSLIESLLEYRDLKDLRCIIFVERIITAIVLRSLLNELLPELSGWKTEYTAGHSSMLQSQSRNVQNKIVEEFRKGVVNIIVATSILEEGLDVQSCNLVIRFDPSATVCSFIQSRGRARMQNSHFIMMVGSGDASTLTRMQNYMKSGEIMRQESLRNASIPCSPLDDELHNEPCYKVETTGAVVTLSSSVSLLYFYCSRLPSDGYYKPSPRCVIEEETETCTLHLPKNCPLQKVISVKGNTKILKQLACLEACKELHREGALTDNLVPDIVEEEAIVKELGCQIYTDEESKYFPPELVSHCANDTEAVYYCYVVDLQHDSYSNYQLRGIILAVRTRLKLDDERLIFDLDVDNGSLLVQVNYSGVVRLTSEEILRCQRFQVSLFRILLDRDLSKLQDALSAVQLPVGSAVSDYLLLPSLGSTQNPQINWECVNSVLFPSQVLGDKHIDCCSTQGRKRSVNIKTGVVCSCMLENSLVCTPHNGYVYCITGFLDNLDCNSLLEQRTGESITYKEYYKKRHGINLCFEGEPLLRGKRIFKVHNYLQRCRSQKAKDSTDSSVELPPELCSIIMSPISISTLYTYSYVPSVMHRIESLVMASNLKRMHSDQCTQNIFIPTAKVLEAITTKKCVEKFHLESLETLGDSFLKYAASIQLFKTYENHHEGLLTVKKNKIISNAALCKLGCARKIPGFIRNEPFDLKGWLIPGDNSQVRNFDEEVLMPSVKMYSRGRQKIKSKRVADVVEALIGAFLSSGGEVAALSFMKWLGIDIDFVAAPTLRHFPMNAEKLVNIRYLESLLDYKFHDPSLLVEALTHGSYMLPEIPRCYQRLEFLGDAVLDYAVTAHLYFKYPGLSPGLITDLRSASVNNECYAQAAVKAGLHKHILHASQDLQRQMVNTVLNFEKLDPVSTFGWESETTFPKVLGDVIESLAGAIFVDSGFNKDVVFQSIRTLLEPLITPDTVKLHPVRELSELCDQKGYIKKKNVVSRENGVAYITVEVEADGVSHKFTCSERDKKMAEKVACKNVLKLLKECASDA, encoded by the exons ATGGATCCAACTGAAGTTACAGTCTCTGAAAACCAACAGCTCTGCGCTGTCTCTCTGCCTTTTGCAAGAAG TTATCAGTTAGAGGCATTGGAGACGGCATTAAAGCAGAACACTATTGTTTATTTGGAGACTGGTTCGGGAAAGACCCTTATCGCTATTATGCTTCTGAGAAGCTATGCTTACCTTCTTCGAAAGCCGTCTCCCTACATAGCTGTTTTCTTGGTCCCGACTGTTGTTTTGGTGGCTCAG CAAGGAGATGCTCTCATTATGCATACTGACTTGAAAGTGGGCAAGTATTGGGGAGAAATGGGTGTCGATTATTGGGATGCTGCTACATGGCAACAACAGGTGGACAATCATGAG GTGCTGGTAATGACACCCGCAATACTACTTGCTGCTTTGAGGCATAGCTTCTTAAAAATTGAAATGATCAAAGTTCTAATATTTGATGAATGTCACAATGCACGAGCCAAACACCCTTATGCCTGCATAATGAAG TATGAAGATTCGATTTCAAAATCGAGCCTATCTGATTTAAGTGCTGGTTCTGCAAAAAAAAGATTGTCAAAACTATATTCGTCCTTCGTATTTTGTTTGAGTGAGCTGGGTGTTTTTCCGGCTTTCAAG GCAGCCGAGTTCTTGTCCTCTGAAGAAAGCGACTTCTTTTCATGGGGAGAATTAGATGTTTGTGCTCAAACGATTGTTAGAAATTTCAGTTTGGGTGCATCTAAGGTCTTCTCGGCTCGCATACCATCTG GTTCACATTGGTCACTTGGTGGTGATATTCATGCAAATGTTGATGCTGGATATTTGACATCCAAAATTAATAGTCTTATAGAGTCTCTTCTTGAGTACAG AGACCTGAAGGATTTGAGATGCATCATATTTGTTGAGAGAATCATTACAGCTATTGTTCTTCGGTCTTTGTTAAATGAGTTGCTTCCGGAATTAAGTGGTTGGAAAACCGAGTACACTGCAGGACATAGTTCTATGCTGCAGTCACAGAGCAGAAATGTTCAAAATAAAATTGTTGAAGAATTTCGCAAGGGTGTG GTCAACATTATTGTAGCGACTTCTATTCTTGAAGAGGGTTTGGATGTTCAAAGTTGCAACCTTGTCATTCGATTTGATCCCTCAGCAACCGTTTGTAGCTTTATACAGTCTCGTGGTCGAGCTCGAATGCAGAACTCACACTTTATTATGATGGTTGGGAG CGGGGATGCTTCAACTCTCACTCGCATGCAAAATTATATGAAAAGTGGGGAGATCATGCGGCAAGAATCATTACGCAATGCTTCTATTCCGTGTTCACCTCTTGATGATGAATTGCACAATGAACCTTGCTATAAAGTTGAAACAACTGGAGCAGTTGTCACCCTCAGTTCTAGCGTGTCATTGTTATACTTCTATTGCTCAAGGCTACCTTCGGATGG GTACTATAAACCCAGTCCTAGGTGTGTTATTGAGGAGGAAACAGAAACCTGCACCCTACATCTTCCCAAAAATTGCCCACTGCAAAAAGTTATTAGTGTGAAAGGGAATACCAAAATATTGAAGCAACTTGCTTGCCTTGAAGCTTGTAAAGAACTTCATCGTGAGGGTGCATTGACCGACAATCTTGTTCCTGATATCGTGGAGGAAGAAGCCATCGTCAAAGAATTGG GATGTCAAATCTATACTGATGAAGAATCAAAGTACTTTCCACCAGAATTGGTTAGTCATTGTGCCAATGATACAGAAGCAGTGTACTACTGCTACGTAGTTGATTTGCAACATGACTCTTACAGCAATTACCAGCTTCGTGGGATAATACTTGCTGTTAGGACAAGGCTCAAGTTAGACGATGAAAGATTGATTTTTGACTTGGATGTTGATAATGGAAGCTTGCTAGTTCAAGTAAATTATAGTGGAGTTGTTAGGCTTACGTCTGAAGAG ATTTTACGATGTCAGAGGTTTCAAGTCAGTCTATTCAGAATTCTTCTTGACCGCGATCTGAGTAAGCTGCAGGACGCTTTGTCTGCAGTTCAACTGCCTGTTGGTTCTGCAGTTTCTGATTATCTTTTGCTTCCATCTTTGGGTTCAACTCAAAACCCTCAAATAAATTGGGAATGTGTGAATTCTGTGCTGTTTCCTTCTCAAGTTCTTGGGGATAAGCATATTGATTGTTGTTCTACACAAGGTCGCAAACGCAGTGTGAACATCAAAACTGGGGTGGTATGCAGCTGCATGTTGGAGAACTCATTGGTCTGTACGCCTCATAATGGCTATGTGTACTGCATTACCGGTTTTTTGGATAATTTAGATTGCAACTCATTGCTGGAACAGAGAACTGGAGAATCCATTACCTACAAAGAATACTACAAAAAGCG GCATGGGATCAACTTATGCTTTGAAGGAGAACCACTTCTTAGGGGGAAACGCATTTTCAAAGTGCACAATTACCTTCAAAGATGCAGAAGTCAGAAGGCTAAAG ATTCAACTGATTCATCTGTTGAATTGCCCCCTGAACTTTGTTCCATCATCATGTCACCTATCTCTATTTCTACCCTTTATACCTATTCATATGTTCCTTCGGTCATGCATCGGATTGAGTCATTGGTTATGGCCTCAAACTTGAAAAGGATGCACTCGGATCAGTGCACGCAAAACATTTTTATTCCAACCGCTAAG GTTCTGGAGGCAATTACTACAAAGAAATGCGTTGAAAAGTTTCATTTGGAATCACTTGAGACACTTGGAGACTCTTTTCTCAAATATGCTGCGAGTATACAGCTGTTCAAGACTTATGAAAATCATCACGAGGGTCTACTCACTGttaagaaaaacaaaattatttCCAATGCTGCATTGTGCAAGCTTGGATGTGCTCGTAAAATACCG GGATTTATTCGTAATGAGCCATTCGATCTTAAAGGATGGCTCATTCCTGGTGATAATTCTCAAGTTCGCAATTTCGATGAAGAAGTGCTGATGCCTTCTGTAAAAATGTATAGTAGGGGAAGGCAGAAGATTAAAAGTAAGAGAGTAGCTGATGTTGTTGAAGCACTGATAGGTGCCTTTCTCAGCTCAGGTGGTGAAGTAGCGGCTTTGTCATTTATGAAATGGCTTGGGATCGACATTGATTTTGTAGCTGCACCTACGCTGAGGCACTTCCCCATGAATGCTGAGAAGCTAGTTAATATTCGATACTTGGAATCACTGCTAGATTACAAGTTCCATGATCCTTCTCTGCTTGTTGAAGCTCTAACTCACGGATCTTACATGCTACCTGAGATTCCACGATGCTATCAG CGCTTGGAATTTCTTGGAGATGCAGTGCTAGATTATGCTGTCACAGCGCATCTCTATTTCAAATATCCGGGACTGTCTCCAGGACTCATTACTGATTTGAGGTCTGCCTCCGTAAATAATGAATGCTACGCTCAGGCTGCTGTTAAGGCTGGCCTACACAAGCACATTCTTCATGCTTCACAAGATCTGCAGAGACAGATGGTTAATACTGTTCTGAATTTTGAGAAATTGGATCCCGTGTCCACGTTCGGATGGGAGTCCGAAACTACTTTTCCAAAG